One genomic window of Daphnia pulex isolate KAP4 chromosome 10, ASM2113471v1 includes the following:
- the LOC124204067 gene encoding vascular endothelial growth factor receptor 1-like isoform X2, with product MCPVLKVLTIVILAFGRQGHAIELNKNNGIMFPNQPEQIVNVTTNITITCVFIHTAEILWTLPKLSTESAIERRNNRTTYTTFTNETEGQTYTYSTMTLAKAKIEDTGSYKCHLKPFPDLQVVQYIYVYDKRKLVFDGAGVEKNIVKHGQRAEIPCKVTHPDVRVTLKRSNLITVEPLSKEELQQDLLTVPNTKWEFDKQTGLTLNKAKLSDYGSYECQGTLGKATSKMLFNIVVKDGIELTRDGDDGLVLEGNNITLICRAYLFSFPPKWAYYRTNNDTHPIYIDETNPPPELDGMTIVTENSTIRGEIQQNYKSFLELRNVSRNSPTTFQCMDGNINATRTSVKEAPIFSFNVLVPQTPFIVDPNNSTIFLVKDQQLILKCEGYGLPQPTFQWIKDGIIVSGNDITSTTSNLSFLTLHGIPGENGTYACRLNNSQHETFKYFTVKFAEESQLSAIIISVVIVLAVVLIAAIGLSIKLYRDKKMNLFPGAQALLRGNPNEMNDDLSLDDQIEILPYDRRWEFPRNRLKLGVQLGAGCFGRVVKAEAVGVKDSEENVKTVAVKMVRSQTNAAALEALVSELKIMIYLGAHLNVVNLLGACTKTLIRGELFVIVEYCRFGNLQTYLINHRNNFVNQVDELGNVLSDAEMQEKNSASIKRKECAIDGDKFKDQEKPESVRYVIQRTRSQSVNSNPTVDDVNLTDECEQPVSFGVCQEDPDTKFHGLTMSTADLISWSFQIARGMDYLTSKKVLHGDLAARNVLLADDGVAKVADFGMARKMYYEGNYQQTGQKLMPIKWMAIESLTDRIFSTQSDVWSYGVLLWEIFTLGKVPYPGLEGNHQLVRQLEKGYRMEKPDFAPNYMGEIMASCWKADPKERPSFSEMEQIISSQMESTVSDHYLNLNSSYEKLNQLKVNASPTEPLGLAKALDTKEKVGKRNSLNSILSRKNTQTKTDSKRFSLPNSSGQAESNQESKNGHGNVNRTESFINRITRRGFRFHQDFAEIFV from the exons ATGTGTCCGGTGCTCAAAGTGTTAACCATCGTGATATTGGCTTTTGGCAGGCAGGGCCATGCTATTgaattgaacaaaaataatggaatTATGTTTCCCAATCAACCGGAACAAATCGTCAACGTTACCACCAACATCACAATCACTTGCGTGTTTATCCACACGGCCGAAATTCTTTGGACATTACCTAAACTCTCGACAGAGTCGGCG ATTGAAAGACGAAACAACCGGACCACTTACACGACTTTTACCAACGAGACGGAAGGACAGACGTACACCTACTCTACGATGACGCTGGCCAAGGCTAAAATTGAAGACACTGGATCGTACAAGTGTCACCTGAAACCATTCCCTGACCTTCAAGTTGTGCAATACATCTACGTTTACG ACAAAAGGAAACTTGTGTTTGACGGCGCaggggtggaaaaaaatattgtaaagCACGGCCAAAGGGCTGAAATTCCCTGCAAAGTGACCCATCCGGATGTTCGTGTTACACTGAAACGCAGCAACCTGATTACCGTCGAACCTTTATCCAAG GAGGAACTACAACAGGATTTATTAACTGTTCCAAATACCAAATGGGAATTTGATAAGCAAACGGGACTGACGCTGAATAAGGCCAAATTAAGCGACTACGGCAGTTACGAATGCCAAGGGACACTAGGAAAAGCCACTTCGAAAATGTTATTCAACATCGTTGTTAAAG ACGGAATTGAATTGACAAGGGACGGGGATGATGGTCTAGTGCTGGAAGGAAATAACATCACGTTAATCTGCCGGGCatacttgttttcttttccacccaAATGGGCGTATTATAGAACGAATAACGATACCCACCCAATCTACATCGATGAAACTAACCCACCACCCGAGCTCg ATGGTATGACAATAGTGACGGAAAATTCTACTATTAGAGgagaaattcaacaaaattacaaGAGCTTTTTGGAATTGAGAAACGTGAGCAGGAATTCCCCAACAACATTTCAGTGCATGGATGGAAACATCAATGCTACTCGGACATCAGTTAAAGAGGCGCcgatattttctttcaacgtTTTAG TACCTCAGACGCCATTTATTGTCGACCCaaacaattcaacaatttttctgGTCAAGGACCAgcaattgattttgaagtGTGAAGGATACGGACTACCCCAGCCCACATTTCAATGGATCAAG GATGGCATCATTGTAAGCGGAAATGACATCACTTCAACGACGAgcaatttgtcttttttaacaCTGCATGGAATTCCCGGCGAAAACGGAACTTACGCCTGTCGATTAAACAACAGTCAACACGAaactttcaaatatttcaccGTCAAATTCGCTGAAGAGTCTCAGCTGTCGGCCATTATTATCAGCGTGGTCATCGTTTTGGCAGTTGTTCTTATCGCTGCCATTGGCCTCAGCATCAAATTGTATCGCGACAAG aaaatgaacttgTTTCCAGGGGCGCAAGCTCTGCTCAGAGGAAACCCCAACGAAATGAATGACGATTTGAGTTTGGATGaccaaattgaaatattgcCGTACGATAGACGATGGGAATTCCCAAGAAATCGACTGAAACTCG GTGTACAGCTGGGAGCTGGATGTTTCGGCCGAGTCGTCAAAGCAGAGGCCGTCGGAGTCAAAGACTCGGAGGAAAACGTCAAAACGGTGGCCGTCAAAATGGTTCGCTCCCAAACCAACGCCGCTGCTCTCGAGGCTTTGGTCAgtgaattgaaaattatgATTTACTTGGGAGCGCATTTGAACGTAGTCAATTTACTGGGGGCCTGCACCAAAACCCTAATAAGAG GAGAACTATTTGTTATAGTCGAGTACTGCCGATTTGGCAATTTGCAAACGTACTTGATCAATCACCGAAATAATTTTGTCAACCAAGTCGACGAACTTGGCAATGTCTTGTCGGATGCGGAAATGCAGGAAAAGAACAGTGCAAGCATTAAAAG aAAAGAATGTGCAATCGATGGAGACAAGTTTAAAGATCAAGAGAAACCGGAATCAGTGAGATACGTCATACAACGAACCAGATCGCAATCGGTTAATTCCAACCCAACAGTCGATGACGTAAACTTGACAG ATGAATGTGAGCAGCCTGTGTCGTTCGGAGTTTGCCAAGAAGACCCCGATACCAAATTCCATGGACTGACCATGTCCACAGCAGATTTAATTTCTTGGTCATTCCAAATTGCCCGGGGAATGGATTATTTGACCAGCAAAAAA GTTCTACATGGGGATTTAGCGGCTCGTAATGTTCTCCTGGCCGACGATGGAGTGGCAAAAGTTGCCGATTTCGGTATGGCCCGTAAAATGTATTACGAAGGCAACTACCAACAAACAGGGCAG AAATTGATGCCAATCAAATGGATGGCCATTGAATCCTTGACGGATCGAATCTTTTCCACCCAGTCTGATGTTTGGTCGTACGGTGTCCTCCTCTGGGAAATATTTACCCTGGGAAAAGTCCCCTACCCAG gatTGGAAGGTAACCATCAACTCGTCCGCCAGCTGGAAAAAGGATACCGGATGGAGAAACCTGATTTCGCACCCAATTACATGGGCGAAATTATGGCCAGCTGCTGGAAAGCGGATCCGAAAGAGAGGCCATCCTTCAGCGAAATGGAGCAAATAATCAGCAGCCAAATGGAGTCGACAGTCAGCGACcactatttaaatttaaatagttCGTACGAAAAGCTCAATCAATTGAAAGTCAACGCCTCTCCTACCGAACCTTTGGGACTTGCCAAAGCGCTGGACACCAAAGAGAAAGTTGGAAAAAGGAACTCGTTAAACTCGATACTGTCACGGAAAAACACCCAAACAAAAACTGATTCAAAGAGGTTTAGCCTACCAAATAGCAGTGGACAAGCGGAATCTAATCAAGAATCGAAAAATGGGCATGGTAACGTCAACCGAACTGAGAGTTTTATCAATCGCATAACACGCAGAGGATTTCGTTTTCATCAAGACTTTGCTGAG atATTTGTTTAG
- the LOC124204819 gene encoding vascular endothelial growth factor receptor 1-like: protein MWGASLDVIVHSANVLFRIQSKMVKHRSNSFSSSREQFVRVLISVSVLFHNCVRASELNKNNGIMLPSRPQQIVNSGANVTITCIFIHSAEIKWIYPEYLFKTPQISMSDKRLNFTYEKNETHVSSTMTLLKARARDTGFYECYLPLFGELRVKQYLYVFNKREAVYKDGNQERFVIEKGEDATVPCKPTHPNVVMSLKRTTQLVVGSLPPEELQRELLSGPPSWSRQPTKGLTLRQVTLDDFGSYVCSGKMSNTTDKATNERFKMIVSGLDLKRNNSLRNPVAGSDVTLICRAYVFTSPPTWGYFQTTNDTEELIYINESDPPSSFEMEINTTSLAIGGEADHYYQSILTLYNVTADYPRKFKCRAVNEVGDVAMDTISFRVTNTRIPFLINANKVTEVTLIKGIARNLTCTGHGIPPPEIRWFKDGVEYFDEVYSIGNSTVLTLQGSEEEVGSYACQLSNYLGESYKNFTVVFTEAPDAMDNTVVIAAATVTMAIVLAITVIGAKVYLDKKRMNLFPGALALLNGNPREINDQLNLDEQVEILPYDKRWEFPRSRLKLGVQLGAGCFGRVVKGEAVGVKDSEETVKTVAVKMVKSQTNVAALEALIGELKIMIHLGAHLNVVNLLGACTKSIIRGELMVIVEYCRYGNLQTYLVKHRPNFINQVDELGNLLSDAEMEEMANMANNSQELENPDKSEGSQPSDANTLDENNSANPDGPASSEVMKEPESFWAYQQDPDANVHGLTMTTADLISWSFQIARGMDYLASRKVLHGDLAARNVLLADDGVAKVADFGMSRNMYYEGNYQKSSQGLMPVKWMAIESLTDRVFSTQSDTWSYGVLLWELFTLGKIPYPGMDANHQLVRQLENGYRMEKPAYAPNYIGEIMAGCWKADPKERPTFSHIEQTISSEMESTVSDHYLNLNDSYEKLNEEKVTATTCEPLGLAKALETKEKPTRWTSLTTRVSNTEPKPQIKEFTSLRDIRRAQNAVNAFQTTANPNQYV from the exons ATGTGGGGCGCTAGCCTTGACGTTATTGTACATTCGGCCAACGTGTTATTTCGTATTCAGTCGAAGATGGTGAAACACCGTAGCAACAGTTTCTCCAGCAGCAGGGAGCAGTTTGTCAGAGTGTTAATCTCAGTCTCAGTATTATTTCATAATTGCGTCCGTGCCAGCGAATTGAACAAGAACAATGGTATCATGTTGCCAAGTCGTCCGCAGCAGATTGTCAATTCGGGTGCCAACGTCACCATCACCTGCATTTTCATCCACTCGGCCGAAATCAAATGGATTTATCCCGAATATCTCTTCAAAACGCCACAA ATCAGCATGAGCGACAAACGTTTGAACTTTACGTACGAAAAGAACGAGACTCACGTTTCGTCGACAATGACCCTGTTAAAAGCCCGGGCGAGAGACACGGGCTTCTACGAGTGTTACCTGCCCCTGTTTGGCGAACTGCGAGTCAAACAATATCTCTACGTCTTCA ACAAGAGAGAGGCCGTGTACAAGGATGGCAATCAGGAGCGATTCGTGATCGAAAAGGGAGAAGATGCCACCGTTCCCTGTAAGCCAACACACCCAAATGTCGTCATGTCGCTGAAACGGACCACCCAGTTGGTCGTCGGCAGTCTCCCACCG GAGGAATTGCAACGGGAATTATTGTCCGGTCCACCAAGTTGGTCTCGCCAACCTACCAAGGGATTGACGCTGAGGCAGGTGACCCTTGACGACTTTGGCAGTTACGTTTGTTCGGGTAAAATGAGCAACACGACGGACAAGGCGACCAACGAAAGATTCAAAATGATAGTCTCCG gactCGATTTAAAACGAAACAACAGTCTACGCAATCCGGTGGCTGGTAGTGACGTCACGCTCATCTGCCGCGCTTACGTCTTCACTTCTCCACCGACGTGGGGATATTTCCAGACGACCAACGACACTGAAGAATTAATTTACATCAACGAATCAGATCCACCGTCTTCGTTTG aaatggaaattaacACGACATCGTTGGCTATTGGAGGAGAAGCGGACCATTACTACCAGAGCATTTTGACGCTGTACAACGTCACGGCCGATTATCCGAGAAAGTTTAAATGCAGAGCAGTCAACGAAGTTGGCGATGTGGCCATGGACACAATTTCCTTCAGAGTTACCAACACTCGCATTCCCTTTTTAATTAATGCAAATAAGGTAACTGAAGTGACGCTGATCAAAGGAATTGCGCGAAATTTGACTTGCACCGGACACGGAATTCCGCCACCAGAAATCCGTTGGTTTAAG GATGGCGTTGAATATTTCGACGAAGTCTACTCCATCGGCAACTCGACCGTGTTGACTCTGCAAGGATCCGAGGAGGAAGTCGGCTCGTACGCCTGTCAGTTAAGCAACTACCTGGGCGAAAGTTACAAGAATTTTACCGTCGTCTTTACCGAAGCGCCGGATGCGATGGACAACACAGTTGTCATTGCCGCCGCCACAGTTACAATGGCCATCGTGCTGGCCATAACAGTGATTGGAGCTAAAGTCTACCTCGATAAG AAACGAATGAATTTATTTCCTGGGGCACTCGCTTTACTTAACGGAAACCCAAGAGAAATCAACGACCAACTCAATTTGGACGAACAAGTTGAAATATTGCCCTACGATAAGCGATGGGAATTTCCCAGGAGCCGACTCAAACTGG GTGTACAACTGGGAGCTGGATGCTTCGGTCGAGTGGTCAAAGGCGAGGCCGTCGGAGTCAAAGACTCTGAGGAAACTGTCAAAACGGTGGCCGTTAAAATGGTCAAATCGCAAACTAACGTCGCTGCTCTAGAGGCTCTCATCGgtgaattgaaaattatgATCCACCTTGGGGCTCATTTGAACGTGGTTAATCTACTGGGGGCCTGCACCAAAAGCATCATAAGAG GAGAACTGATGGTGATAGTCGAGTATTGCCGATATGGCAATTTGCAAACGTATTTGGTCAAACACCGGCCGAACTTTATCAATCAAGTGGACGAACTTGGCAATCTCTTGTCGGATgcggaaatggaagaaatggcCAACATGGCCAATAACAG CCAAGAGTTGGAGAACCCAGACAAGTCTGAAGGATCGCAGCCTTCCGATGCCAACACTTTAGACGAAAACAATTCCGCTAATCCAG ATGGGCCGGCGAGTAGTGAAGTTATGAAAGAACCGGAATCTTTCTGGGCGTACCAACAAGACCCCGATGCCAATGTGCATGGACTGACCATGACCACAGCGGATTTGATCTCTTGGTCTTTCCAAATTGCCAGGGGAATGGATTATTTGGCTagcagaaaa GTTCTTCACGGCGATTTGGCCGCGCGTAATGTTCTGCTGGCCGACGACGGAGTGGCCAAAGTGGCCGATTTTGGAATGTCACGAAACATGTATTACGagggaaattaccagaaatcGTCGCAG ggatTGATGCCTGTCAAGTGGATGGCCATCGAATCGTTGACGGATCGCGTCTTTTCCACACAATCCGACACTTGGTCGTACGGTGTGCTACTGTGGGAACTCTTTACACTGGGAAAAATTCCTTACCCAG GAATGGATGCCAATCATCAACTGGTCCGCCAACTGGAAAATGGATACCGGATGGAGAAACCCGCTTATGCACCCAATTACATTGGTGAAATCATGGCCGGCTGTTGGAAAGCGGATCCCAAAGAGAGGCCAACCTTCAGTCACATCGAGCAAACAATCAGCAGCGAAATGGAGTCGACAGTCAGCGatcattatttgaatttgaacgaCTCGTACGAGAAGCTCAACGAAGAGAAAGTCACGGCTACTACGTGCGAACCTTTGGGGCTGGCCAAAGCGCtggaaaccaaagaaaaaccCACTAGATGGACCTCTCTAACTACGCGTGTCAGCAACACGGAACCAAAGCCACAAATCAAGGAATTTACTAGTTTGCGAGATATCCGTAGGGCGCA GAATGCAGTCAATGCTTTCCAAACAACAGCCAATCCAAACCAATACGTTTAA
- the LOC124204067 gene encoding vascular endothelial growth factor receptor 1-like isoform X1, which produces MCPVLKVLTIVILAFGRQGHAIELNKNNGIMFPNQPEQIVNVTTNITITCVFIHTAEILWTLPKLSTESAIERRNNRTTYTTFTNETEGQTYTYSTMTLAKAKIEDTGSYKCHLKPFPDLQVVQYIYVYDKRKLVFDGAGVEKNIVKHGQRAEIPCKVTHPDVRVTLKRSNLITVEPLSKEELQQDLLTVPNTKWEFDKQTGLTLNKAKLSDYGSYECQGTLGKATSKMLFNIVVKDGIELTRDGDDGLVLEGNNITLICRAYLFSFPPKWAYYRTNNDTHPIYIDETNPPPELDGMTIVTENSTIRGEIQQNYKSFLELRNVSRNSPTTFQCMDGNINATRTSVKEAPIFSFNVLVPQTPFIVDPNNSTIFLVKDQQLILKCEGYGLPQPTFQWIKDGIIVSGNDITSTTSNLSFLTLHGIPGENGTYACRLNNSQHETFKYFTVKFAEESQLSAIIISVVIVLAVVLIAAIGLSIKLYRDKKMNLFPGAQALLRGNPNEMNDDLSLDDQIEILPYDRRWEFPRNRLKLGVQLGAGCFGRVVKAEAVGVKDSEENVKTVAVKMVRSQTNAAALEALVSELKIMIYLGAHLNVVNLLGACTKTLIRGELFVIVEYCRFGNLQTYLINHRNNFVNQVDELGNVLSDAEMQEKNSASIKRKECAIDGDKFKDQEKPESVRYVIQRTRSQSVNSNPTVDDVNLTDSMTDECEQPVSFGVCQEDPDTKFHGLTMSTADLISWSFQIARGMDYLTSKKVLHGDLAARNVLLADDGVAKVADFGMARKMYYEGNYQQTGQKLMPIKWMAIESLTDRIFSTQSDVWSYGVLLWEIFTLGKVPYPGLEGNHQLVRQLEKGYRMEKPDFAPNYMGEIMASCWKADPKERPSFSEMEQIISSQMESTVSDHYLNLNSSYEKLNQLKVNASPTEPLGLAKALDTKEKVGKRNSLNSILSRKNTQTKTDSKRFSLPNSSGQAESNQESKNGHGNVNRTESFINRITRRGFRFHQDFAEIFV; this is translated from the exons ATGTGTCCGGTGCTCAAAGTGTTAACCATCGTGATATTGGCTTTTGGCAGGCAGGGCCATGCTATTgaattgaacaaaaataatggaatTATGTTTCCCAATCAACCGGAACAAATCGTCAACGTTACCACCAACATCACAATCACTTGCGTGTTTATCCACACGGCCGAAATTCTTTGGACATTACCTAAACTCTCGACAGAGTCGGCG ATTGAAAGACGAAACAACCGGACCACTTACACGACTTTTACCAACGAGACGGAAGGACAGACGTACACCTACTCTACGATGACGCTGGCCAAGGCTAAAATTGAAGACACTGGATCGTACAAGTGTCACCTGAAACCATTCCCTGACCTTCAAGTTGTGCAATACATCTACGTTTACG ACAAAAGGAAACTTGTGTTTGACGGCGCaggggtggaaaaaaatattgtaaagCACGGCCAAAGGGCTGAAATTCCCTGCAAAGTGACCCATCCGGATGTTCGTGTTACACTGAAACGCAGCAACCTGATTACCGTCGAACCTTTATCCAAG GAGGAACTACAACAGGATTTATTAACTGTTCCAAATACCAAATGGGAATTTGATAAGCAAACGGGACTGACGCTGAATAAGGCCAAATTAAGCGACTACGGCAGTTACGAATGCCAAGGGACACTAGGAAAAGCCACTTCGAAAATGTTATTCAACATCGTTGTTAAAG ACGGAATTGAATTGACAAGGGACGGGGATGATGGTCTAGTGCTGGAAGGAAATAACATCACGTTAATCTGCCGGGCatacttgttttcttttccacccaAATGGGCGTATTATAGAACGAATAACGATACCCACCCAATCTACATCGATGAAACTAACCCACCACCCGAGCTCg ATGGTATGACAATAGTGACGGAAAATTCTACTATTAGAGgagaaattcaacaaaattacaaGAGCTTTTTGGAATTGAGAAACGTGAGCAGGAATTCCCCAACAACATTTCAGTGCATGGATGGAAACATCAATGCTACTCGGACATCAGTTAAAGAGGCGCcgatattttctttcaacgtTTTAG TACCTCAGACGCCATTTATTGTCGACCCaaacaattcaacaatttttctgGTCAAGGACCAgcaattgattttgaagtGTGAAGGATACGGACTACCCCAGCCCACATTTCAATGGATCAAG GATGGCATCATTGTAAGCGGAAATGACATCACTTCAACGACGAgcaatttgtcttttttaacaCTGCATGGAATTCCCGGCGAAAACGGAACTTACGCCTGTCGATTAAACAACAGTCAACACGAaactttcaaatatttcaccGTCAAATTCGCTGAAGAGTCTCAGCTGTCGGCCATTATTATCAGCGTGGTCATCGTTTTGGCAGTTGTTCTTATCGCTGCCATTGGCCTCAGCATCAAATTGTATCGCGACAAG aaaatgaacttgTTTCCAGGGGCGCAAGCTCTGCTCAGAGGAAACCCCAACGAAATGAATGACGATTTGAGTTTGGATGaccaaattgaaatattgcCGTACGATAGACGATGGGAATTCCCAAGAAATCGACTGAAACTCG GTGTACAGCTGGGAGCTGGATGTTTCGGCCGAGTCGTCAAAGCAGAGGCCGTCGGAGTCAAAGACTCGGAGGAAAACGTCAAAACGGTGGCCGTCAAAATGGTTCGCTCCCAAACCAACGCCGCTGCTCTCGAGGCTTTGGTCAgtgaattgaaaattatgATTTACTTGGGAGCGCATTTGAACGTAGTCAATTTACTGGGGGCCTGCACCAAAACCCTAATAAGAG GAGAACTATTTGTTATAGTCGAGTACTGCCGATTTGGCAATTTGCAAACGTACTTGATCAATCACCGAAATAATTTTGTCAACCAAGTCGACGAACTTGGCAATGTCTTGTCGGATGCGGAAATGCAGGAAAAGAACAGTGCAAGCATTAAAAG aAAAGAATGTGCAATCGATGGAGACAAGTTTAAAGATCAAGAGAAACCGGAATCAGTGAGATACGTCATACAACGAACCAGATCGCAATCGGTTAATTCCAACCCAACAGTCGATGACGTAAACTTGACAG ACTCGATGACAGATGAATGTGAGCAGCCTGTGTCGTTCGGAGTTTGCCAAGAAGACCCCGATACCAAATTCCATGGACTGACCATGTCCACAGCAGATTTAATTTCTTGGTCATTCCAAATTGCCCGGGGAATGGATTATTTGACCAGCAAAAAA GTTCTACATGGGGATTTAGCGGCTCGTAATGTTCTCCTGGCCGACGATGGAGTGGCAAAAGTTGCCGATTTCGGTATGGCCCGTAAAATGTATTACGAAGGCAACTACCAACAAACAGGGCAG AAATTGATGCCAATCAAATGGATGGCCATTGAATCCTTGACGGATCGAATCTTTTCCACCCAGTCTGATGTTTGGTCGTACGGTGTCCTCCTCTGGGAAATATTTACCCTGGGAAAAGTCCCCTACCCAG gatTGGAAGGTAACCATCAACTCGTCCGCCAGCTGGAAAAAGGATACCGGATGGAGAAACCTGATTTCGCACCCAATTACATGGGCGAAATTATGGCCAGCTGCTGGAAAGCGGATCCGAAAGAGAGGCCATCCTTCAGCGAAATGGAGCAAATAATCAGCAGCCAAATGGAGTCGACAGTCAGCGACcactatttaaatttaaatagttCGTACGAAAAGCTCAATCAATTGAAAGTCAACGCCTCTCCTACCGAACCTTTGGGACTTGCCAAAGCGCTGGACACCAAAGAGAAAGTTGGAAAAAGGAACTCGTTAAACTCGATACTGTCACGGAAAAACACCCAAACAAAAACTGATTCAAAGAGGTTTAGCCTACCAAATAGCAGTGGACAAGCGGAATCTAATCAAGAATCGAAAAATGGGCATGGTAACGTCAACCGAACTGAGAGTTTTATCAATCGCATAACACGCAGAGGATTTCGTTTTCATCAAGACTTTGCTGAG atATTTGTTTAG